One genomic window of Planctomycetota bacterium includes the following:
- the solA gene encoding N-methyl-L-tryptophan oxidase, producing the protein MTNTYETIVIGTGAVGSAALAVLARRGVRVLGLDRFPPAHDRGSSHGQTRIIRQAYFEHPDYVPLTQRAFAAWHELEQRRGVSLYQQSGLLQVGPPQGEVVAGVLASARLHGLEVDQFDAATIRQKFSGFVVNDPWVGVFERRAGFLRVESCVQTMLDAAVADGATLQTGESVVAWQATDKRVTVQTDRGEYQAARLIIAAGAWASQVLADLKLPLTVRRKPQLWFAPRGDQFTVERGMPCYLFDTPAGIFYGFPQLGPEGMKVAEHTGGAIVADPLTVDRSLHVEEVERVRDFLREHLPAAAGDCTRQAVCMYTLTPDAHFVIDRHPGHANVSFAAGLSGHGFKFAPVLGEAVADLALEGKTELPIGFLSMSRFGR; encoded by the coding sequence GTGACCAACACCTACGAAACCATCGTCATTGGCACCGGCGCGGTTGGCAGCGCCGCGCTCGCCGTGTTGGCCCGCCGCGGGGTGCGTGTTCTCGGGCTCGATCGCTTTCCGCCGGCGCACGATCGGGGGAGCTCGCATGGCCAGACGCGGATCATTCGCCAAGCCTACTTCGAACACCCCGACTATGTACCGCTGACGCAGCGCGCGTTCGCGGCCTGGCACGAGTTGGAACAGCGGCGCGGCGTCTCGCTCTACCAGCAATCCGGCCTGCTGCAGGTTGGTCCGCCGCAAGGGGAGGTGGTGGCCGGCGTGTTGGCCAGCGCGCGGTTGCACGGGCTAGAGGTCGACCAGTTCGACGCCGCCACGATCCGGCAGAAGTTTTCCGGCTTTGTGGTGAACGACCCCTGGGTTGGCGTCTTCGAGCGGCGGGCCGGCTTCTTGCGAGTCGAAAGCTGCGTGCAGACGATGCTCGACGCCGCCGTGGCCGACGGAGCGACGCTGCAAACCGGCGAGTCGGTCGTGGCCTGGCAGGCTACCGACAAGCGGGTCACCGTGCAGACCGACCGAGGCGAATACCAGGCCGCGCGGTTGATCATCGCGGCCGGCGCGTGGGCCAGCCAGGTGTTGGCCGACTTGAAGCTGCCCCTCACCGTTCGGCGCAAGCCGCAGCTCTGGTTCGCGCCCCGGGGGGATCAGTTCACCGTCGAGCGGGGCATGCCGTGTTATCTGTTCGACACGCCGGCGGGCATTTTCTATGGCTTTCCGCAACTGGGCCCCGAAGGGATGAAAGTGGCCGAGCATACCGGCGGCGCGATCGTCGCCGACCCGCTGACGGTCGATCGGAGCTTGCACGTCGAGGAAGTCGAGCGCGTGCGAGACTTCCTGCGCGAGCACTTGCCGGCGGCGGCGGGAGATTGCACGCGGCAAGCAGTCTGCATGTACACGCTGACCCCCGACGCGCACTTTGTGATCGATCGTCACCCTGGGCATGCGAACGTGTCGTTCGCGGCTGGCTTGTCGGGGCACGGCTTCAAGTTCGCCCCGGTGCTGGGAGAAGCGGTGGCCGATCTGGCGCTGGAAGGGAAGACAGAGCTGCCGATCGGGTTCTTGAGCATGTCGCGCTTTGGCAGGTGA
- a CDS encoding SMP-30/gluconolactonase/LRE family protein — protein MNSTLLLFLVLQFAPELPAPSGETIVAPDARWEVLFTRSAPIKGGLTEGPAAAPDGSIYFSDIPVGTDRGMILRFNPTTNKTTVFAADSHKSNGLAFDKAGNLWACEGADYGGRCVSRWNTTTGERLVVAERFNGRRFNAPNDLCVDRQGRVYFTDPKYLGTESRELEYRAVYRLDDEGQVVEVTHDVAKPNGIALSPDGRRLYVADHDNGTDQIDPAAAAPKPGVMKIHAFTLDEKTGLPTKRETLHDFAPDKGCDGMTVDAAGNLYLTWRSNKTPGVLVLDPSGKRVGFLPTGPENTSGKDPVGLPSNVEFGRGDEANVMYCTVDLSLYRIRLKTCGYRPDENP, from the coding sequence ATGAACTCCACGCTCCTCCTGTTCCTAGTTTTGCAGTTCGCACCTGAGTTACCGGCCCCGTCGGGCGAAACGATCGTCGCGCCGGACGCCCGTTGGGAAGTGCTCTTCACGCGCAGCGCGCCGATCAAGGGGGGCCTGACCGAAGGGCCGGCTGCCGCGCCGGATGGCAGCATCTACTTCTCGGATATTCCGGTCGGGACCGATCGCGGCATGATCCTCCGCTTTAACCCAACGACGAATAAAACCACCGTCTTTGCCGCCGACAGCCACAAGTCGAATGGCCTGGCGTTCGACAAGGCCGGCAATCTGTGGGCCTGTGAAGGTGCCGATTACGGCGGGCGGTGCGTGTCGCGCTGGAACACCACGACCGGCGAGCGCTTGGTGGTCGCCGAGCGGTTCAACGGCCGGCGGTTCAACGCCCCGAATGATTTGTGCGTCGACCGGCAAGGGCGCGTCTACTTCACCGATCCCAAGTATCTCGGTACTGAATCGCGCGAACTGGAATACCGCGCGGTCTATCGCTTGGACGACGAGGGACAAGTTGTCGAAGTGACGCACGACGTAGCGAAGCCCAATGGCATCGCGCTGAGCCCTGACGGCCGCCGATTGTACGTGGCCGATCATGACAACGGCACTGACCAGATCGACCCGGCGGCCGCCGCGCCGAAGCCGGGCGTGATGAAGATCCACGCTTTCACGCTCGACGAGAAGACGGGCCTGCCGACGAAGCGCGAGACGTTGCACGACTTCGCCCCCGACAAGGGTTGCGACGGCATGACGGTTGACGCGGCGGGCAACTTGTACCTGACCTGGCGCAGCAACAAGACCCCCGGCGTGTTGGTCCTTGATCCGTCGGGCAAGCGGGTTGGGTTCTTGCCGACCGGGCCGGAGAACACCTCGGGCAAGGATCCGGTCGGCCTGCCGAGCAACGTCGAGTTTGGTCGCGGCGACGAGGCCAATGTCATGTACTGCACGGTCGATCTGAGCTTGTATCGCATTCGATTGAAGACCTGCGGCTACCGGCCGGATGAGAATCCGTAG